The Streptomyces sp. NBC_00224 genome has a window encoding:
- a CDS encoding MMPL family transporter — translation MAAIARWCIRHRLVAVLLWLLAFGGATAATAVAGSAYSNDYEVPGTESGRATALLDAGFHGGRGGDTDTVVWRTDTGSVRAPDVQQRMSKALGAVAKLPGVASVSGPYGRDGGAQISADGRTAYASVTFDHTAGEIPKAQARDVVDTAKAASADGLHVAVGGSAAALTETSSAHLSEIVGVVVAAVVLFLAFGSLAASILPIVTAVISVGTAYAGIGLLGHAMTVADFAPMLGLLIGLGVGIDYALFIVTRHRRGLRQGLTVDEAATRAVATTGRAVVFAGATVCIALLGMLILRLGFLNGVAVAASLTVVLTVAASVTLLPALLSLIGTRALSRRERRRLVEHGPQPELPTGFAARWSAFVERRPKLLGAVAAVVMLVLALPTFSLHLGTSDQGNNPAKSTTRTAYDLLADGFGPGVNGPLTLAAKLDGADDRLAMERLPGLLRSSEGVTSVSPVTYNASGDTAVLTVVPDSAPQSQDTSALVDRLRHQVLPGAEKGTSLDVHVGGVTASYDDFAGVIIGKLPLFVGVVITLGCVLLLLAFRSLGIPLKAAAMNVAAVASAFGIVVAVFQWGWGSELLGLGASGPIEPFLPVIMVSVLFGLSMDYQVFLVSRMYEEWLETGDNRRAVRVGLAETSRVINSAAVIMISVFLAFVLSGERVIAMFGIALAAAVALDAFVLRTLLVPALMHMLGGANWWLPGWLDRRLPRISIEPPECRRATIPVQRASEPVDEPVDELVG, via the coding sequence TTGGCAGCCATCGCACGGTGGTGCATCAGGCACCGCCTCGTCGCCGTCCTGCTCTGGCTCCTCGCGTTCGGCGGCGCCACGGCCGCCACCGCCGTCGCCGGCTCCGCGTACTCCAACGACTACGAAGTCCCGGGCACCGAGTCCGGCCGCGCCACCGCCCTGCTCGACGCCGGGTTCCACGGCGGCCGCGGCGGCGACACCGACACGGTCGTCTGGCGCACCGACACCGGATCCGTACGCGCCCCCGACGTACAGCAGCGCATGTCCAAGGCCCTCGGCGCGGTCGCGAAGCTCCCCGGTGTGGCCTCCGTGAGCGGTCCGTACGGCCGCGACGGCGGCGCGCAGATCAGCGCCGACGGGCGCACCGCCTACGCCTCCGTCACCTTCGACCACACCGCCGGTGAGATCCCCAAGGCCCAGGCGCGGGACGTCGTCGACACCGCGAAGGCCGCCTCCGCCGACGGCCTCCACGTCGCGGTCGGCGGCAGCGCCGCCGCGCTCACCGAGACCAGCTCCGCGCACCTCAGCGAGATCGTCGGCGTGGTCGTCGCGGCCGTCGTCCTCTTCCTCGCCTTCGGCTCGCTCGCCGCCAGCATCCTGCCCATCGTCACCGCGGTGATCTCCGTCGGCACCGCGTACGCGGGCATCGGGCTGCTCGGCCACGCCATGACCGTCGCCGACTTCGCGCCCATGCTCGGCCTGCTCATCGGGCTCGGCGTCGGCATCGACTACGCCCTGTTCATCGTCACCCGGCACCGCCGGGGCCTGCGCCAGGGGCTCACCGTCGACGAGGCCGCGACCCGGGCCGTGGCGACGACCGGGCGGGCCGTGGTCTTCGCCGGTGCGACCGTCTGCATCGCACTGCTCGGCATGCTCATCCTGCGGCTCGGCTTCCTCAACGGGGTCGCCGTCGCGGCCTCGCTGACCGTCGTGCTCACCGTCGCCGCGTCCGTGACGCTGCTGCCCGCGCTGCTCTCCCTCATCGGGACGCGGGCGCTCAGCCGCCGCGAGCGCCGTCGGCTCGTCGAGCACGGGCCGCAGCCGGAGCTGCCCACCGGCTTCGCGGCCCGCTGGTCCGCCTTCGTCGAGCGCCGCCCCAAGCTGCTCGGCGCGGTCGCCGCCGTGGTGATGCTGGTGCTCGCGCTGCCCACGTTCTCGCTCCATCTGGGCACCTCCGACCAGGGCAACAACCCGGCGAAGTCGACCACCCGCACCGCCTACGACCTGCTCGCCGATGGGTTCGGGCCCGGCGTCAACGGGCCGCTCACCCTCGCCGCGAAGCTCGACGGCGCCGACGACCGGCTCGCCATGGAGCGGCTGCCCGGGCTGCTGCGGTCGAGCGAGGGCGTCACCTCGGTGAGCCCGGTGACGTACAACGCCAGCGGCGACACTGCCGTCCTGACCGTGGTGCCGGACTCGGCGCCGCAGTCCCAGGACACCAGCGCCCTCGTCGACCGGCTGCGCCACCAGGTGCTGCCGGGCGCCGAGAAGGGCACCTCGCTCGACGTCCACGTGGGCGGCGTGACCGCGAGCTACGACGACTTCGCGGGCGTGATCATCGGGAAGCTGCCGCTCTTCGTCGGCGTGGTGATCACCCTCGGCTGCGTCCTGCTGCTCCTCGCCTTCCGCTCGCTCGGCATCCCGCTCAAGGCCGCCGCGATGAACGTGGCGGCGGTGGCGTCCGCGTTCGGCATCGTCGTCGCGGTGTTCCAGTGGGGGTGGGGGAGCGAGCTGCTGGGCCTCGGGGCGTCCGGCCCGATCGAGCCCTTCCTGCCGGTGATCATGGTCTCGGTGCTCTTCGGGCTCTCCATGGACTACCAGGTGTTCCTGGTCAGCCGGATGTACGAGGAGTGGCTGGAGACCGGCGACAACCGGCGCGCGGTCCGGGTCGGCCTCGCCGAGACCAGCCGGGTGATCAACTCGGCCGCCGTGATCATGATTTCGGTCTTCCTGGCGTTCGTGCTCAGCGGCGAGCGGGTGATCGCGATGTTCGGCATCGCCCTCGCGGCGGCAGTGGCCCTCGACGCGTTCGTGCTGCGCACCCTGCTCGTACCGGCCCTGATGCACATGCTCGGTGGCGCCAACTGGTGGCTGCCCGGCTGGCTGGACCGGCGGCTCCCCAGGATCAGCATCGAACCGCCCGAGTGCCGCCGTGCGACGATTCCGGTGCAGCGCGCGAGCGAGCCGGTGGACGAGCCGGTCGACGAGCTCGTGGGCTAG
- a CDS encoding SIMPL domain-containing protein, whose protein sequence is MTQPSPHLPYGTPEAPRIAVRGEAVLDVDPEIARLGVTVTARGTDRRTALEDLTRRNAAVLDLVKSYGEAVEQLETGSFSVSPELGRHGRGERVRAYHGQVRVTVELGDFTALGELVSRLASLELTRVDGPWWGLRPASPAYGKARRRAVEQAVERAREYATALGSELVALLELADEGAEDARPYPAAAPGMMRAAGYGGGAPEAVPELDLEPQRQTVRAAVLARFTMVPPAL, encoded by the coding sequence ATGACCCAGCCGTCCCCGCACCTGCCCTACGGCACCCCCGAAGCCCCCCGGATCGCGGTCCGGGGCGAGGCCGTGCTCGACGTCGACCCGGAGATCGCCCGGCTCGGTGTGACGGTCACCGCGCGCGGCACCGACCGCCGTACCGCGCTGGAGGACCTCACCCGCCGCAACGCGGCCGTCCTCGACCTCGTCAAGTCGTACGGGGAGGCGGTGGAGCAGTTGGAGACGGGCTCGTTCTCGGTCAGCCCCGAACTGGGCAGGCACGGCCGGGGCGAGCGGGTCCGCGCGTACCACGGGCAGGTGCGGGTGACGGTGGAGCTCGGTGACTTCACGGCGCTCGGCGAACTCGTCTCGCGCCTGGCCTCCCTCGAACTGACCCGGGTGGACGGCCCCTGGTGGGGCCTGCGCCCGGCCTCGCCCGCGTACGGGAAGGCCCGCCGCCGGGCCGTCGAGCAGGCGGTGGAGCGCGCCCGCGAGTACGCGACGGCGCTCGGCAGCGAGCTGGTGGCGCTGCTCGAACTGGCCGACGAGGGCGCCGAGGACGCGCGGCCGTATCCGGCGGCGGCGCCCGGGATGATGCGCGCGGCGGGGTACGGCGGCGGCGCGCCGGAGGCCGTCCCGGAGCTCGATCTGGAGCCTCAGCGCCAGACCGTGCGCGCCGCCGTACTGGCCCGCTTCACGATGGTGCCCCCGGCGCTCTGA
- a CDS encoding GNAT family N-acetyltransferase has protein sequence MFAISLGDDGAELRPLEPHHAEEYLAHIDRGRDFIGQFILLAEVSQDLESSRAFLQGYADKAAADTGRIYGIWSDGTLVGGVLFRTFDARLGTAEAGCWLEESAVGRGLVTRAVRVLIDWAVEERGIHRVEWLAASGNTASINVAKRLGMSRDGVLRENYPYRGVRQDTEVWAVLAPEWRASREARPVR, from the coding sequence ATGTTCGCGATATCGCTGGGGGACGACGGCGCCGAGCTGCGGCCGCTGGAGCCGCACCACGCCGAGGAGTACCTCGCGCATATCGACCGGGGGCGTGACTTCATCGGGCAGTTCATCCTGCTCGCCGAGGTGAGCCAGGACCTCGAATCGTCGCGGGCGTTCCTCCAGGGGTATGCGGACAAGGCGGCCGCCGACACCGGGCGCATCTACGGCATCTGGTCCGACGGCACGCTCGTCGGCGGTGTCCTCTTCCGTACGTTCGACGCCCGGCTCGGCACCGCCGAGGCCGGCTGCTGGCTGGAGGAGTCGGCGGTCGGGCGCGGGCTCGTCACACGCGCGGTCCGGGTACTTATCGACTGGGCCGTCGAGGAGCGCGGGATCCACCGGGTGGAGTGGCTCGCCGCCTCCGGCAACACCGCCAGCATCAATGTGGCCAAGCGGCTCGGGATGTCGCGGGACGGGGTGCTGCGGGAGAACTACCCGTACCGGGGCGTACGCCAGGACACCGAGGTGTGGGCGGTGCTGGCCCCGGAGTGGCGGGCGTCCCGGGAGGCGCGGCCCGTCCGTTAA
- the gatA gene encoding Asp-tRNA(Asn)/Glu-tRNA(Gln) amidotransferase subunit GatA, with the protein MTDTNVNIIKLTAAEIASKIASGELTAVEVTEAHLARIDAIDEKVHAFLHVDREGALAQARAVDAKRAAGEKLGPLAGVPLALKDIFTTEGIPTTVGSKILEGWIPPYDATLTKRLKAADVVILGKTNMDEFAMGSSTENSAYGPTGNPWDLTRIPGGSGGGSSAALASYEAPLAIGTDTGGSIRQPAAVTGTVGVKPTYGAVSRYGMVAFSSSLDQGGPCARTVLDAALLHEVIAGHDPLDSTSIDAPVPPVVEAARNGSVAGMRVGVVKQFGGEGYQAGVVQRFNESVELLKSLGAEIVELDCPSFDLALSAYYLIAPSECSSNLARFDAMRYGLRVGDDGTRSAEDVTALTREAGFGDEVKRRIILGTYALSSGYYDAYYGSAQKVRTLITRDFEKAFEQVDVIVSPTTPTTAFPIGERADDPMAMYLADLCTIPTNMAGNAAMSLPCGLAPEDGLPVGLQIIAPALKDDRLYKVGAAVEAAFVEKWGHPLLEEAPSL; encoded by the coding sequence ATGACGGACACCAACGTCAACATCATCAAGCTCACCGCCGCCGAGATCGCCTCGAAGATCGCGTCCGGCGAGCTCACGGCCGTCGAGGTCACCGAGGCCCACCTGGCCCGGATCGACGCCATCGACGAGAAGGTGCACGCCTTCCTGCACGTGGACCGCGAGGGCGCGCTCGCGCAGGCCCGCGCCGTCGACGCCAAGCGGGCGGCGGGCGAGAAGCTGGGCCCGCTCGCCGGTGTCCCGCTGGCGCTGAAGGACATCTTCACCACCGAGGGCATCCCGACCACGGTCGGCTCGAAGATCCTCGAAGGCTGGATCCCGCCGTACGACGCCACGCTCACCAAGCGGCTGAAGGCCGCCGACGTCGTCATCCTCGGCAAGACCAACATGGACGAGTTCGCCATGGGGTCCTCGACGGAGAACAGCGCGTACGGCCCGACCGGCAACCCGTGGGACCTCACCCGGATCCCCGGCGGCTCCGGCGGCGGCTCCTCCGCGGCGCTCGCGTCGTACGAAGCCCCGCTCGCCATCGGCACGGACACCGGCGGCTCCATCCGCCAGCCCGCCGCCGTCACCGGCACCGTCGGCGTCAAGCCGACCTACGGCGCGGTCTCCCGCTACGGCATGGTCGCCTTCTCGTCCTCCCTCGACCAGGGCGGGCCCTGCGCCCGTACGGTCCTGGACGCGGCGCTGCTGCACGAGGTCATCGCCGGGCACGACCCGCTCGACTCGACCTCCATCGACGCGCCGGTCCCGCCGGTCGTCGAGGCCGCGCGCAACGGCTCGGTGGCCGGTATGCGCGTCGGTGTCGTCAAGCAGTTCGGCGGCGAGGGCTACCAGGCCGGCGTCGTCCAGCGCTTCAACGAGTCGGTCGAGCTGCTCAAGTCGCTCGGCGCCGAGATCGTCGAGCTGGACTGCCCGTCCTTCGACCTGGCGCTCTCCGCGTACTACCTGATCGCGCCGAGCGAGTGCTCGTCCAACCTGGCCCGCTTCGACGCCATGCGCTACGGCCTGCGGGTCGGCGACGACGGCACGAGGTCGGCCGAGGACGTCACCGCGCTCACCCGCGAGGCGGGCTTCGGCGACGAGGTCAAGCGCCGGATCATCCTCGGTACCTACGCGCTGAGCTCCGGCTACTACGACGCGTACTACGGCAGCGCCCAGAAGGTCCGCACGCTCATCACGCGGGACTTCGAGAAGGCCTTCGAGCAGGTCGACGTGATCGTCTCGCCGACGACCCCGACCACCGCCTTCCCGATCGGCGAGCGCGCCGACGACCCGATGGCGATGTACCTCGCGGACCTGTGCACCATCCCGACCAACATGGCGGGCAACGCCGCCATGTCGCTGCCCTGCGGCCTCGCGCCGGAGGACGGCCTGCCGGTCGGCCTGCAGATCATCGCCCCCGCCCTGAAGGACGACCGCCTTTACAAGGTCGGCGCCGCCGTCGAGGCCGCCTTCGTGGAAAAGTGGGGCCACCCGCTGCTTGAGGAGGCACCGTCGCTGTGA
- the gatB gene encoding Asp-tRNA(Asn)/Glu-tRNA(Gln) amidotransferase subunit GatB translates to MTVIDLVSYEDALASYDPVMGLEVHVELGTKTKMFCGCSTELGAEPNSQTCPTCLGLPGSLPVVNAIGVESAVKIGLALNCEIAEWCRFARKNYFYPDMPKNFQTSQYDEPIAFNGYLDVQLEDGEIFRVEIERAHMEEDTGKSTHVGGATGRIHGASHSLLDYNRAGIPLIEIVTKPIEGAGERAPEVAKAYVAELRELIKALDVSEARMDKGQMRCDVNLSLRPNGTEKFGTRSETKNVNSLRSVERAARFEIQRHAAVLSSGGTIVQETRHFHEEDGSTTSGRIKDNAEDYRYFPEPDLVPVAPAREWVEELRKGLPELPRVRRNRLREEWGVSEHDMQSILNAGAVDPIVATIEAGADAAAARKWWMGELARNANEQGKALDELPITPAQVARLAALVASGDLNDKLARQVIEGVLAGEGDPDAVVEKRGLKVVSDEGALGAAVDEAIAGNAAIADKIRGGKVQAVGALVGAVMKTTRGQADAARVKELILEKLGVEG, encoded by the coding sequence GTGACCGTCATTGACCTGGTCTCGTACGAGGACGCCCTCGCGTCGTACGACCCCGTCATGGGCCTTGAGGTCCATGTCGAACTCGGTACCAAGACCAAGATGTTCTGCGGCTGTTCTACCGAGCTGGGCGCCGAGCCCAACTCGCAGACCTGCCCCACCTGCCTCGGCCTGCCCGGCTCGCTCCCGGTCGTCAACGCGATCGGCGTCGAGTCGGCCGTCAAGATCGGCCTCGCGCTCAACTGCGAGATCGCCGAGTGGTGCCGCTTCGCCCGGAAGAACTACTTCTATCCGGACATGCCGAAGAACTTCCAGACCTCCCAGTACGACGAGCCGATCGCCTTCAACGGCTATCTGGACGTCCAGCTGGAGGACGGCGAGATCTTCCGCGTGGAGATCGAGCGCGCCCACATGGAGGAGGACACCGGCAAGTCGACGCACGTCGGCGGTGCCACCGGCCGCATCCACGGCGCCTCGCACTCGCTGCTCGACTACAACCGGGCCGGCATCCCGCTCATCGAGATCGTCACCAAGCCGATCGAGGGCGCGGGCGAGCGGGCCCCCGAGGTCGCCAAGGCGTACGTCGCCGAGCTGCGCGAGCTCATCAAGGCGCTCGACGTCTCCGAGGCCCGGATGGACAAGGGCCAGATGCGCTGCGACGTGAACCTGTCGCTGCGCCCCAACGGGACCGAGAAGTTCGGCACCCGCAGCGAGACGAAGAACGTCAACTCGCTGCGGTCGGTCGAGCGTGCGGCCCGCTTCGAGATCCAGCGCCACGCGGCGGTGCTCTCGTCCGGCGGCACGATCGTGCAGGAGACCCGTCACTTCCACGAGGAGGACGGCTCCACCACCTCCGGCCGCATCAAGGACAACGCCGAGGACTACCGGTACTTCCCGGAGCCCGACCTCGTCCCGGTCGCCCCGGCCCGCGAGTGGGTCGAGGAGCTCCGCAAGGGGCTGCCCGAGCTGCCCCGGGTGCGCCGCAACCGGCTCCGCGAGGAGTGGGGCGTCTCCGAGCACGACATGCAGTCGATCCTGAACGCGGGCGCGGTCGACCCGATCGTCGCCACCATCGAGGCGGGCGCGGACGCCGCGGCCGCCCGCAAGTGGTGGATGGGCGAGCTGGCGCGCAACGCCAACGAGCAGGGCAAGGCCCTGGACGAGCTGCCCATCACCCCGGCCCAGGTGGCTCGCCTGGCGGCGCTCGTGGCCTCCGGCGACCTCAACGACAAGCTGGCGCGCCAGGTCATCGAGGGTGTCCTCGCGGGCGAGGGCGACCCGGACGCGGTCGTCGAGAAGCGCGGCCTCAAGGTCGTCTCGGACGAGGGCGCGCTCGGCGCGGCCGTGGACGAGGCCATCGCGGGCAACGCGGCCATCGCGGACAAGATCCGCGGCGGCAAGGTGCAGGCCGTCGGCGCGCTGGTCGGCGCGGTCATGAAGACCACCCGCGGCCAGGCGGACGCGGCCCGCGTCAAGGAGCTCATCCTGGAGAAGCTGGGCGTCGAGGGCTGA
- a CDS encoding endonuclease/exonuclease/phosphatase family protein — translation MSPLRTAAAPAATLTLTAPTAPREGDRLAFHWATDAPDPKNWIGIYDGDRRPGTGSSLVWSYVTAASGDVTLDTSGLGEGVYTAYLLAKDGYGVLARTPPITVAARPPVVRPHAVTDAFTTGAYGPGERVSVALAPLWIRPAGNPSGTPSFRRLSGDAWLTVGPDGTVTGTAPARPGAHPGRIAVAVRDSAGGSDTVTVQVPVRRPGARPTLTVASLNLWDAGAHTADAHEKLLRLVLGQRLDVVALQESAASSAKALAGALGWYAHDTAAGVGLLSRFPLDDASAPLADVPTVAATLRLPGGRAVRVWAAQLDESGYGPYALRDGRSPAEVEAAERKSARYRQATALLAAMKKDLASRRTPLVLAAGLASPSHLDRGARVRWPVTVALAAAGLRDAHREAHPRPAREPGATWSPVRPDEPQDRIDQVQYAGPLQVEAAHTLCTGWPRPVPDTTANGWPSDHAAPAVTFTLH, via the coding sequence GTGTCCCCCCTCAGAACGGCCGCGGCCCCCGCCGCCACCCTGACCCTCACCGCGCCCACCGCCCCCCGCGAGGGCGACCGGCTCGCCTTCCACTGGGCCACCGACGCGCCCGACCCGAAGAACTGGATCGGGATCTACGACGGCGACCGCCGCCCCGGCACCGGCTCCTCGCTGGTCTGGTCGTACGTCACGGCCGCCTCCGGTGACGTCACGCTCGACACCTCCGGCCTCGGCGAGGGCGTCTACACCGCGTACCTGCTGGCCAAGGACGGATACGGCGTCCTCGCCCGGACCCCGCCCATCACCGTCGCCGCCCGACCGCCCGTGGTCCGGCCGCACGCGGTCACCGACGCCTTCACGACCGGCGCGTACGGGCCGGGCGAGCGCGTCTCGGTGGCGCTGGCCCCGCTGTGGATCCGCCCGGCGGGCAACCCGTCCGGCACCCCGTCCTTCCGCCGGCTGTCCGGCGACGCCTGGCTGACCGTGGGCCCCGACGGAACGGTCACCGGCACCGCACCCGCCCGGCCCGGCGCGCACCCCGGCCGGATAGCGGTCGCGGTGAGGGACAGCGCGGGCGGCTCCGACACGGTCACCGTCCAGGTGCCGGTGCGCCGGCCCGGGGCCCGGCCGACACTGACGGTGGCGTCGCTGAACCTGTGGGACGCGGGGGCGCACACCGCCGACGCGCACGAGAAGCTGCTGCGGCTCGTCCTCGGGCAGCGGCTCGACGTGGTGGCGCTGCAGGAGTCCGCCGCCTCCTCGGCGAAGGCTCTCGCCGGCGCCCTCGGGTGGTACGCCCATGACACGGCGGCCGGGGTCGGGCTGCTCAGCCGCTTCCCGCTCGACGACGCCTCGGCGCCGCTCGCGGACGTCCCCACGGTGGCCGCCACCCTGCGGCTGCCCGGCGGCCGGGCGGTACGGGTGTGGGCCGCGCAGCTCGACGAGAGCGGGTACGGCCCGTACGCGCTGCGCGACGGGCGCTCCCCCGCCGAGGTCGAGGCGGCCGAGCGCAAGAGCGCGCGCTACCGGCAGGCCACGGCGCTGCTCGCCGCGATGAAGAAGGACCTGGCGTCCCGGCGGACCCCGCTCGTACTCGCCGCCGGACTCGCCTCGCCCTCGCACCTCGACCGGGGCGCCCGGGTCCGCTGGCCGGTCACCGTGGCGCTGGCCGCCGCCGGGCTGCGCGACGCCCACCGCGAGGCGCACCCCCGTCCGGCGCGCGAACCGGGGGCCACCTGGTCGCCGGTGCGCCCCGACGAGCCGCAGGACCGCATCGACCAGGTCCAGTACGCCGGGCCGCTCCAGGTCGAGGCCGCGCACACGCTCTGCACCGGCTGGCCCCGGCCGGTCCCGGACACCACCGCCAACGGCTGGCCGTCCGACCACGCCGCCCCCGCCGTCACCTTCACCCTCCACTGA
- the gatC gene encoding Asp-tRNA(Asn)/Glu-tRNA(Gln) amidotransferase subunit GatC, translating to MPGITREEVAHLARLARLELKSEELDHFAGQLDDIIGAVARVAEVADQDVPPTSHPLPLTNVMRADEVRPSLTPAQALSGAPAQEQQRFKVPQILGED from the coding sequence ATGCCTGGCATTACGCGCGAGGAGGTCGCCCACCTCGCCCGGCTGGCGCGTCTGGAGCTGAAGAGCGAAGAGCTGGACCACTTCGCCGGACAGCTCGACGACATCATCGGCGCGGTCGCCCGCGTCGCCGAGGTCGCCGACCAAGACGTGCCCCCGACCTCCCACCCGCTGCCGCTGACCAATGTCATGCGCGCGGACGAGGTCCGTCCGTCGCTCACCCCCGCGCAGGCGCTCTCCGGCGCCCCGGCCCAGGAGCAGCAGCGTTTCAAGGTGCCGCAGATCCTGGGGGAGGACTAA